In the Deltaproteobacteria bacterium genome, TTCGCGAATCGCCGGCTCCAGCTCGACCACGTCGACCCGCTCCATGGTCCCGATCGCGCCGAGCCAGCCTGCGGTGCTGCCGGTCCCCAAGCCAACCACCAGCGCCCGAGTGGGATTCGGATGCAAAATGGCACCGATCATGCCGCCCATGACCTGGGTGGGTGCGTCACCCGTGGCGCTGCCGTCCGACTTCCCGTTCACAACAAACGCGATCGACGAGGTTCCATCGATTGCGACGGAACTCTCGACGCCGTCCGCTTCCCAGCGGATGGCGCGGCCGCGGCGGTTGGCCCAATCGCGCCGGCCGTTCACGTCCGCCTTGAGTTGGCCACGTCCTGCCCCGATCGCGCTGTGACGCCATACCGCGGTGGGACCAACGGCCGGCAACAACATCAGCGCACCAACGGCCACGGCAACCGATGGCAAGACACGCAGCCACCGCTCTTCTACGATCACCGAGACGATCAACGCGCTGAGCCCCAGCACCACCAGCACCACCACGACGAATCGCCACGCACCAGGCGCGCTCAGCGCGGTCATCAACCCAAAGCCACCGGCGAGCGACCCGACGATCGCACCGACCGTGTTCCATGCGTACGCCAGGCCGACGTGCCGCCCGATCTTGTCACCGCCCCGACCGAGCAGCGCGATCAGCAAAGGAAATTGCACGCCCGATACAAACGCGGCCGGCAGCACGACCACAATCGCGACTTGCGCCCAACCGAACGCCAACCCGTAGAACCCGAAGTTTTCGAGCGTGCGGAGCGCCAAACTGAAGAACGCGATGCGGTCGCCGAGCGCGTACGGGATGGCGATGAACGCCGCCTCCAACGTACACGTCAACGCAAACGCGCTGAGCGTGGCGGGCCGATCGCTGCGCGACAGTGCGTACCACCCACCACCGAGTCCAATGCCGAGCAGCGCGACGGCCAGAATCAGTCCGAAGGTGTAGGACGATCCCCCAAGCACCGGCGCGAGCATGCGGTACCACACCAGCTCCATCAACAAAAAAGCGAATCCAACCACCGCCGCGGCGACGAGCACGAACCACGCTGGCACCGGGCGTCCAGAACTCTGGACGGCTCCCGGCGGCAGATGGGCCGCGTCGCGCCGCGCTTGCCGCTGCTCCCTTCGTTTCGCAGGTGCCGCGGCCGGCGTCGGAGCGGCCGACACGACCGGCTCGTCGGCGATCCGCTGCGCCGGCAGCGATTGCGCGATCAGGCGCGCCGCCAGCGCGACCAGCAAATTGACGCCACAGGCGCTCCACAGCGTGAGCCGCGCGCCCCAATGCTCCATCATGAAGAACGTCGACAGGAGCGCGCCGGTAACGGCTCCGAGCGTGTTCAGTCCGTACAGCACCGCCAGATCGCGGCGGCCGACATCTTCGGCGGTTTCGACGGCGCGCGCAGCGGCCGGCAGCGTGCCGCCCATCAAGACGGTTGGGACCAGCAACACGAGCGTCGCCAGCAGCAAGCGCACAATCGTGGCGCCGACCATGCCCAGCGCGACCGAGCCGCCGAGCGCGGTGTACACTTGCCGCACCAGCCACACCAATGCCGGGGTCGCCGCCGATGAGAGCGCAATGAAAAATTCGAGTTGCGCATAGAACGCCAACGGCCGCGGATGGCGATCGACGCGCCGCCCCAGCAGCACGCCGCCAACACCGAGACCGCCCATGAAAATCGCCAGTACCGCCGCCGACGCCGCCGTCGACGCGCCGAACACTAGGCGCATCATCCGCAGCCAGCTCACTTGATAGATGAGGGCAC is a window encoding:
- a CDS encoding fused MFS/spermidine synthase; translation: MKARVSVVACLLFGSGTCALIYQVSWLRMMRLVFGASTAASAAVLAIFMGGLGVGGVLLGRRVDRHPRPLAFYAQLEFFIALSSAATPALVWLVRQVYTALGGSVALGMVGATIVRLLLATLVLLVPTVLMGGTLPAAARAVETAEDVGRRDLAVLYGLNTLGAVTGALLSTFFMMEHWGARLTLWSACGVNLLVALAARLIAQSLPAQRIADEPVVSAAPTPAAAPAKRREQRQARRDAAHLPPGAVQSSGRPVPAWFVLVAAAVVGFAFLLMELVWYRMLAPVLGGSSYTFGLILAVALLGIGLGGGWYALSRSDRPATLSAFALTCTLEAAFIAIPYALGDRIAFFSLALRTLENFGFYGLAFGWAQVAIVVVLPAAFVSGVQFPLLIALLGRGGDKIGRHVGLAYAWNTVGAIVGSLAGGFGLMTALSAPGAWRFVVVVLVVLGLSALIVSVIVEERWLRVLPSVAVAVGALMLLPAVGPTAVWRHSAIGAGRGQLKADVNGRRDWANRRGRAIRWEADGVESSVAIDGTSSIAFVVNGKSDGSATGDAPTQVMGGMIGAILHPNPTRALVVGLGTGSTAGWLGAIGTMERVDVVELEPAIREVARRCAPVNHEVLNNPKVHIFIGDAREVLLTTRERYDVIFSEPSNPYRAGVASLFTREFYEAAAARLTDAGVFLQWVQAYEVDSQTIRTIVATLHSVFPVVEVYETQKGDLVLVSALKPIDYDVPRLRARVEEEPYRSALSAGFGGSGLEGFLARFVASNDVAQAIAEQEGSRLNTDDQMLVEYGFARSVGRFGLFDSNELWSLSRARHAERPAVKNGEVDWVRVDDQRVGEYVANQESVPVVPSNLTAEQLQRAQALNDYADGNLPAALAAWQQQPREPETKIELAMMAETAADTGDEAALKYIEKLRPLQGTTAEAIMARFLWRKERKVEATEALETLFKHARSDPWVYAPVLSNAMALAENLSEADKDLALRLYRALSIPFAVLLADELRIVTAIAVAQRVSDRKLCAESLAPFEPYPSWDHALLEGRLQCYQDSGSPLLRQAQIDLDTFDREVPKGFAQGLDNAS